Within the Novosphingobium sp. SL115 genome, the region CTTGTCGCGCCGCCACGCCCCCTGCTCAGCCACCCCATGGAGCAACGGCATGAAAGCACCAGAGGGCGACGGCATACCCATTCACCCCAACAAATTGGGCCATCGGGCCGCAGCGGATGCTCTTGCGCGTTTTTTGCGATGACGGCACCTAAACACAGCTCACCGCACGCAAGGAACGCTTTGTCCTGATTTTTTGCAGCGCACCAACTAGGTATTTGCGCTGCCAGTTCATATTCATCAAAAACGCTTAGCGCCGCCAAAGGAACCTGCAGGCTCGTTCGTTAATGACCTGAGATTTGCAAAAAACGGAGCGCGTGCATGCGAAATTCAGGCGGTGTCACTCCAGCGCGGACGTCCGATACGTCCCCGGAAGTGCCGCCAGTGACTGCCCGCGCAATCGCTGCTGTCGCAGTTTTGCCCCGGCCAATGCCAGTTCGCGCCGCCGCTCTATTTCAGCCCGTGCGGATTCCCGATTGGCTGGCCACGGCGCTTGCCTATCTCGGCCTCGCGCTCATCACCCGCAGTTTTCTTCTGGGCAACCCGATCATACACATCGACGAACAGTTCTATCTGTTCGTCGCCGAACGGATGCGCGAGGGTGCCTTGCCCTATGTCGACATCTGGGACCGCAAGCCGATTGGCCTGTTCCTGATCTACTATATTCTGGCAGCCATCCCCGGAGACCCGGTGCTGGCATATCAGGCAGGCGCTGTGGCGGCGATGGTGGGCACTGCAATGGTCATCGCCCGCCTTGCCCGCGAAATCGCTTCGCCCACCGCGGCATGGCAGGCAGGCGTTGCCTATCTTCTGTTCCTGCCCGCATTCAACGCCGCAATGGGGCAGGCACCGGTCTTCTATAACCTGCTGGTGGCGCTGGCCGCGCTGGCTCTGGTGCAGACCGTAAAACGCAACGAAGACCACGGGCTGGTCCGGCGCGGCGCGCTGGTCATGCTGCTGCTGGGCCTGGCCATCCAGATCAAATATACCGTTGTTTTCGAAGGCATGGCCTTTGGCCTGATCCTGCTATCGCGCGGATATGCCGATGTCTGGTCATGGCGCAAACTGGCCGGTGTGGCCCTGCTGTGGATGGGCGTGGCACTGTTGCCCACGCTGGCTGCCATGGCGTGGTATGCCGGGATCGGCCAGTTGGATGCCTTCATCTATGCCAATTTCGTTTCGGTGTTCGGGCGTGAATCCGATGGCTGGAAAGCCCCGTGGCGACTGACCAAGGAAGTCGCGGCATTGCTGCCGTTCTGGCTGGCAATCTTTCGTGCGCCAAAAATGTTCGATACGCGCGGCGGCATCCATCCTCGCTCGCACGGCGTGCTGATCGTATGGGGCCTTGCCGCATGTCTCGGCTTCCTGCTGTTTGGCACATGGTACGATCACTATGTTGCGCCGCTTTTGGTGCCGTTGTGCGTGCTGGCCGCGCCGGCACTGGCCAGACTTGCACCATCCGAACGCGGCTATGGTCGGTTTCTTTTGGGGTTTGGCGCAGTGGCCAGCGTGACCGTGCCTGCATATCAGGTGTGGCGCCACGGTACTGCCGCCCAGTTTGAAGAAATGAGCGGGCTGATCCGCCGCGAGATGCGCGACGGTTGCCTTTACATCTATGAAGGCGAACTGGCGTTTTATCGCACCATCAACTCCTGCGTTCCAACCGCAAGAATATTCCCCAACCATCTGA harbors:
- a CDS encoding ArnT family glycosyltransferase gives rise to the protein MTARAIAAVAVLPRPMPVRAAALFQPVRIPDWLATALAYLGLALITRSFLLGNPIIHIDEQFYLFVAERMREGALPYVDIWDRKPIGLFLIYYILAAIPGDPVLAYQAGAVAAMVGTAMVIARLAREIASPTAAWQAGVAYLLFLPAFNAAMGQAPVFYNLLVALAALALVQTVKRNEDHGLVRRGALVMLLLGLAIQIKYTVVFEGMAFGLILLSRGYADVWSWRKLAGVALLWMGVALLPTLAAMAWYAGIGQLDAFIYANFVSVFGRESDGWKAPWRLTKEVAALLPFWLAIFRAPKMFDTRGGIHPRSHGVLIVWGLAACLGFLLFGTWYDHYVAPLLVPLCVLAAPALARLAPSERGYGRFLLGFGAVASVTVPAYQVWRHGTAAQFEEMSGLIRREMRDGCLYIYEGELAFYRTINSCVPTARIFPNHLNTFVEAKAVGVDPVNETRKILASKPEVVLMWAPTKLYLPNKETRRVVSATLAQEYQRFATYTLGTREYWLYRLRPAPQPVLAQR